A single genomic interval of Musa acuminata AAA Group cultivar baxijiao chromosome BXJ3-4, Cavendish_Baxijiao_AAA, whole genome shotgun sequence harbors:
- the LOC135636487 gene encoding phosphatidylinositol 4-phosphate 5-kinase 10-like: MEQNLVLSEQEPSYHDFNSTSTFLLRCSIDSKGTQTEFEWTDYSTAVFRKLQEFDDIDINGYIDVIRGHETLRHLSNKKKVSSLHLSSDNRFALKIISKSHMKALLELLPKYYHHVKKYNNTLLAKFYGLHVVQPQGGKKVRFVVIGNILQSDLKIHKHFVLRDSPNSHHVHKTGDEEDLNMTFHLHTSLRHKLLT, from the exons ATGGAGCAAAATCTGGTGCTGTCGGAGCAGGAACcttcttatcatgattttaattccACTTCGACTTTTTTGCTACGCTGCTCTATTGATTCTAAAGGCACACAAACTGAGTTTGAGTGGACAGATTACAGTACTGCTGTTTTCAG GAAACTTCAAGAGTTTGATGATATTGATATTAATGGATACATCGATGTGATACGTGGTCATGAAACCTTAAGGCACctttcaaacaaaaaaaaggtTTCTTCTCTCCATTTATCCAGTGATAATAGGTTTGCCTTAAAGATCATAAGCAAATCTCACATGAAG GCCCTTTTAGAACTACTGCCAAAATATTATCACCATGTGAAGAAGTACAATAACACTTTACTTGCAAAATTCTATGGGCTTCATGTTGTTCAGCCACAAGGTGGAAAAAAG GTTCGCTTTGTGGTAATTGGAAATATTCTTCAGTCAGATTTAAAGATTCACAAGCATTTTGTTCTCAGAGATTCACCGAATAGCCACCATGTGCACAAAACGGGAGATGAGGAAGATCTTAATATGACTTTTCATTTACATACATCTCTTCGGCATAAACTTCTGACGTGA
- the LOC103982282 gene encoding serine/threonine-protein phosphatase PP1 isozyme 6, with product MPMDAAVLDDIIRRLLETKRGRAVKNAQVTDPEIRQLCVASKEVFVSQPILLELEAPIKICGDIHGQYADLLRLFEYGGYPPQANYLFLGDYVDRGKQSIETICLLLAYKIKYPENFFLLRGNHECASINRIYGFYDECKRRYNVRLWKVFTECFNCLPVAALVDDKILCMHGGLSPELKSLDQIRNIARPVDIPDQGLLCDLLWSDPDKDIEGWGENDRGVSYTFGSDKVAEFLQKHDLDLICRAHQVVEDGYEFFAKRQLVTIFSAPNYCGEFDNAGALMSVDGTLTCSFQILKPADKKKGFGNMLKPGTPPRKGGRC from the exons ATGCCGATGGACGCGGCGGTGCTGGATGATATCATACGGCGACTTCTGGAGACCAAACGCGGGCGGGCGGTCAAGAATGCGCAGGTGACGGACCCGGAGATCCGGCAGCTCTGCGTCGCGTCGAAGGAGGTCTTTGTCAGCCAGCCCATTCTGCTGGAGCTCGAGGCCCCCATCAAAATCTGCG GAGATATTCATGGCCAATATGCTGATCTTCTTCGCCTTTTTGAATATGGTGGATACCCACCACAAGCAAATTATTTGTTCCTTGGGGACTATGTTGATCGTGGTAAGCAGAGCATAGAAACCATATGCCTACTCCTTGCTTACAAGATTAAGTACCCAGAGAACTTCTTCCTGTTAAGGGGTAATCATGAATGTGCTTCTATTAATCGTATATATGGATTCTATGATGAGTGCAAGAGGAGATATAATGTTCGTTTGTGGAAAGTTTTTACGGAATGTTTTAACTGCCTTCCGGTTGCTGCACTTGTTGATGACAAGATACTGTGTATGCATGGGGGTTTATCTCCTGAACTAAAGAGCTTGGACCAGATCCGAAATATTGCTCGTCCAGTGGATATTCCAGACCAAGGTCTCCTTTGTGACTTGCTATGGTCAGACCCTGACAAAGATATCGAGGGTTGGGGAGAAAATGATAGAGGTGTCTCTTATACTTTTGGGTCTGACAAGGTGGCTGAGTTTCTTCAGAAGCATGATCTAGATCTCATCTGTCGTGCCCACCAG GTTGTGGAAGATGGCTATGAATTCTTTGCAAAGCGCCAACTGGTGACAATATTCTCTGCCCCAAACTATTGTGGGGAATTTGATAATGCTGGTGCTTTGATGAGTGTAGATGGCACTCTGACCTGTTCGTTTCAGATACTTAAACCAGCTGATAAGAAAAAGGGATTTGGGAATATGTTAAAACCAGGAACACCTCCCAGGAAG GGAGGGAGATGTTGA
- the LOC103982281 gene encoding large ribosomal subunit protein eL37z, which yields MGKGTGSFGKRRNKTHTLCVRCGRRSFHLQKSRCGACGYPSSRIRKYNWSVKAIRRKTTGTGRMRYLRHVPRRFKSNFCEGTQAAPRKKPAAAA from the exons ATG GGGAAGGGAACCGGCAGCTTCGGGAAGCGGAGGAACAAGACCCATACCCTCTGCGTCCGCTGCGGCCGCCGCAGCTTCCACCTTCAGAAGAGCCGCTGTGGAGCCTGCGGTTACCCATCCAGCCGGATCCGCAAAT ATAACTGGAGTGTGAAGGCGATCCGGAGGAAGACGACGGGAACTGGGAGGATGAGGTACCTCCGCCATGTTCCGCGTCGCTTCAAGAGCAACTTCTGCGAAG GCACTCAAGCGGCTCCCAGGAAGAAGCCCGCAGCTGCGGCGTAG